A window of Lentibacillus sp. Marseille-P4043 contains these coding sequences:
- a CDS encoding ABC transporter ATP-binding protein — protein MFQVFKKLDWFFKHYWKRYVFAIVALIIASAIGLIPPKLVGFAIDKIQIETLTAKLLVMIVAGYLLLTFVHYAISFLWDFTLFSGAAILERWTRSKLMDHFLTMTPTFFGKYRTGDLMARATNDLRSIQLTAGFGVLTLVDSSIFMLMIVAMMGFTISWKLTLAALIPLPIMAAVMNKYGSAIHARFMKAQAAFGEMNNDVLESIRGVRVIRAFVQERQEEGRFQAMTEDVYQKNIDVAKIDALFEPTMKILVGLSYTIGLGYGALLVFQNWITLGDLVTFNVYLGMLIWPMFAVGELINILQRGNASLDRVNETLDYEADVKNTENPKQVSTVESISFVDVSFSYPFTETRQLQNINLEVKQGQTIGIVGKTGAGKTTLFKLMLRQYPGLIGKINVSNSDLQAISLEQIRSWIGYVPQDQMMFSKTIRENIQFGKSDATDEEIYRVLDLAHFLDDIKQLPNGLDTEVGESGVTLSGGQKQRVALARAFIKNPQILILDDSMSAVDGKTEAKIMEHLRNERSGKTTFIAAHRMSAVTHADHIIVLENGQIVEEGTHEELMLRDGWYKQQYQLQQLADEEVS, from the coding sequence TTGTTTCAGGTTTTTAAGAAGTTAGATTGGTTTTTTAAACATTATTGGAAGCGGTATGTATTTGCGATTGTTGCTTTAATTATTGCTAGTGCTATTGGATTGATTCCACCTAAATTAGTTGGGTTTGCTATTGATAAAATCCAGATTGAAACATTGACTGCAAAATTATTGGTGATGATTGTAGCGGGATATCTTTTATTAACATTTGTTCATTATGCGATTTCATTTTTATGGGACTTCACCTTGTTTAGTGGTGCTGCAATTTTGGAACGTTGGACCAGGAGCAAATTAATGGATCATTTTTTAACGATGACGCCAACTTTTTTTGGGAAATATCGAACAGGTGATTTGATGGCCCGAGCTACCAATGATCTGCGGTCGATTCAACTAACGGCTGGTTTTGGTGTTCTAACACTTGTTGATTCAAGCATCTTCATGCTGATGATTGTCGCAATGATGGGGTTTACCATTAGTTGGAAATTAACACTTGCTGCCTTGATCCCATTGCCAATTATGGCAGCAGTTATGAATAAATATGGTTCAGCTATCCATGCTCGTTTCATGAAGGCACAAGCGGCTTTTGGTGAAATGAACAATGACGTATTAGAGTCCATTCGTGGTGTTCGAGTTATTCGTGCCTTTGTTCAAGAAAGACAGGAAGAAGGGCGCTTTCAGGCGATGACAGAAGATGTCTATCAAAAAAATATTGACGTAGCGAAAATTGATGCATTGTTTGAACCAACGATGAAAATTCTTGTTGGTCTATCTTATACAATTGGACTTGGATATGGGGCATTATTAGTCTTTCAAAATTGGATAACACTTGGCGATTTGGTTACATTCAATGTTTACCTTGGAATGTTAATTTGGCCGATGTTTGCTGTTGGGGAATTAATTAATATTTTACAGCGTGGGAATGCGTCGTTGGATCGCGTTAACGAAACATTGGATTATGAAGCAGACGTAAAAAATACAGAAAATCCGAAACAGGTCTCAACGGTTGAGTCAATTTCGTTTGTGGATGTTTCCTTTTCCTATCCTTTCACAGAAACAAGGCAGCTACAGAACATCAATCTGGAAGTGAAGCAAGGGCAAACAATTGGGATTGTGGGAAAGACCGGGGCAGGAAAGACGACTTTATTTAAACTCATGCTCCGCCAATATCCAGGTCTAATTGGCAAAATCAACGTATCAAATTCTGATTTGCAAGCCATTAGTTTGGAACAGATTCGTTCCTGGATTGGCTATGTACCACAGGATCAAATGATGTTTTCCAAAACAATTCGAGAAAATATTCAGTTTGGTAAATCAGATGCAACAGATGAAGAAATATACCGTGTGTTAGATTTAGCGCATTTTCTGGATGATATAAAACAACTGCCAAACGGACTTGATACAGAGGTAGGAGAAAGTGGTGTGACCTTATCTGGAGGACAGAAGCAGCGTGTTGCATTAGCAAGAGCATTTATTAAAAATCCACAAATTTTGATCTTGGATGATTCCATGTCAGCAGTTGATGGAAAAACCGAGGCAAAAATTATGGAGCATTTGCGAAATGAGCGCAGCGGAAAAACAACCTTTATCGCGGCACACAGAATGTCAGCAGTTACACATGCGGATCACATTATTGTGCTCGAGAATGGGCAAATTGTTGAAGAAGGTACACATGAGGAATTAATGCTGCGTGATGGTTGGTATAAACAACAATATCAATTACAGCAGTTAGCAGATGAGGAGGTCTCCTAA
- a CDS encoding methyl-accepting chemotaxis protein — protein MLGTKNKPSQLQEQLNEANEQINQLKQEKAVIIEENNRFLQQFEENLTSTIQQHEHVNAQHHDLEDLIVQIKQHFEEIQSLGKKSSEHSNQLVDKGQTLVQSSDSLAKQTEEYQDIMGNNKRLMDSLETQMTKTAGSMQELGEHSNTIKEIVQVISDIANQTNLLALNASIEAARAGEHGKGFAVVAAEVRKLAENTAESTSHIDEVTTTIQQKIQEAEQDTYENQKTLQSSTEMNKKTVDRLKEMATIVETVKSNTQDVLANMNNQNELTMEMVHYIDETNESFETIKQAITQHIDDAKIVDNQLASGVEGVNELAKK, from the coding sequence TTGTTAGGCACGAAGAATAAACCATCCCAATTACAAGAACAATTAAACGAGGCTAATGAACAAATTAACCAATTAAAGCAGGAAAAGGCAGTGATCATCGAAGAAAACAATCGATTCTTACAGCAATTTGAGGAAAATTTAACAAGTACAATTCAGCAACATGAGCATGTTAACGCACAGCACCATGATTTAGAAGATCTTATTGTACAAATCAAACAGCATTTTGAGGAAATTCAATCACTTGGGAAAAAATCAAGTGAACATTCAAACCAATTAGTTGATAAGGGACAGACATTGGTACAATCCTCCGATTCACTAGCAAAGCAAACAGAAGAATACCAAGATATTATGGGGAATAACAAGCGCTTAATGGACAGCCTGGAAACACAAATGACAAAAACAGCAGGAAGTATGCAAGAATTAGGCGAACACTCCAATACCATTAAAGAAATTGTGCAAGTTATAAGTGATATTGCCAATCAAACAAACTTGTTGGCATTAAATGCCTCAATCGAAGCAGCACGTGCTGGTGAACATGGCAAGGGATTCGCCGTAGTTGCGGCTGAAGTTCGTAAACTTGCCGAAAATACGGCTGAGAGCACGTCACACATTGACGAAGTAACCACAACTATTCAGCAAAAGATTCAAGAAGCGGAACAAGATACATATGAAAACCAGAAAACGTTGCAATCTTCCACGGAGATGAACAAGAAAACAGTTGATAGGTTAAAAGAAATGGCCACCATTGTCGAAACAGTAAAATCAAATACCCAAGATGTACTAGCAAACATGAACAACCAAAATGAACTAACAATGGAAATGGTTCATTATATTGACGAAACAAATGAATCATTCGAGACAATCAAACAAGCGATTACCCAGCACATTGATGATGCTAAAATTGTCGATAACCAACTTGCTTCAGGTGTAGAAGGGGTTAATGAATTAGCGAAAAAGTAA
- a CDS encoding beta-class carbonic anhydrase → MLTYNKQFVEGKEYEAFQTDNLPNKRMVILTCMDTRLVELLPRALNIQNGDVKMLKNAGAIIRDPFDSIMKGILVAIYELQAEEVTVIGHRDCGMSHVDTDVLTNKMIEHGIEKETLQTLEHAGIDLHDEFRGFDSVEESVQHSVTIVRNHPLLPKHIKVHGLVIDPGTGKLDVVTKG, encoded by the coding sequence ATGTTGACGTACAACAAACAATTTGTCGAAGGAAAGGAATACGAAGCCTTCCAAACGGATAATCTTCCAAATAAACGGATGGTTATCTTAACTTGCATGGATACACGCCTGGTAGAGTTACTTCCAAGAGCATTAAATATTCAAAATGGCGATGTCAAAATGCTTAAAAACGCTGGAGCTATTATTCGCGATCCATTCGATAGCATTATGAAGGGTATTCTAGTCGCTATCTATGAACTGCAGGCGGAAGAAGTAACCGTAATTGGGCACCGTGATTGTGGGATGTCACATGTCGATACGGATGTTTTAACTAACAAAATGATCGAGCATGGTATAGAAAAAGAAACATTACAAACGCTTGAGCATGCTGGAATCGACTTACATGATGAATTCCGTGGATTTGATTCCGTAGAAGAATCCGTTCAACACAGTGTAACCATTGTACGAAACCATCCACTTCTCCCTAAACACATAAAAGTACACGGATTAGTAATTGATCCCGGAACCGGGAAACTAGACGTTGTAACAAAAGGCTAA
- a CDS encoding spore germination protein, with amino-acid sequence MKINRRRKKQPNSIFPLKVDKLKQIMQSKFENNEDLIFSIYEHQGKKIAVFFISYQADSDKVEDFLLDPLLSSKHEWTSSSILNEIPLGTGKTTVALEDILEKLLIGEVFIYVENEEEIVSYILLKKQHRQLSKAENETVVLGPQIAFTESLITNLNVVRWSIRSTDLVLEKIMVGKRYPREVRIVYVKSVANEVDVNTMRQRLQDLDIDELEDSTVLQQYLDDSSTSIFPQYYSTELPDRFSYAVRQGRIGVLTENSPTGFIAPTTFFSFFESTEDMYMRWQAGSFLRIMRFISMFLAVILTPLYVAAATYHYEIIPTAELITLGQSRAIVPFPPIIEALILEFLIELLREAGARLPTKIGQTIGIVGGVIIGQAVVEAGLTSSILIIVVALSALSSFTVPGYLMGTSIRVIRFPMMLLAGVLGLIGIMFGLIFLIIHLLRINSLGRPYLSPVYPFRWADLNKALFRAPLQYENKRFFSFRPKDLLRYRRGEAKRRHDIDE; translated from the coding sequence ATGAAAATAAATCGTCGGCGCAAAAAACAGCCTAATAGCATTTTCCCTTTAAAAGTAGATAAATTAAAACAAATTATGCAGAGTAAGTTTGAAAATAATGAGGACCTAATTTTTTCGATTTACGAACATCAAGGCAAAAAAATTGCAGTGTTCTTTATTTCATATCAAGCCGATTCGGACAAAGTCGAGGATTTTTTATTGGACCCTCTCCTAAGCAGCAAGCATGAATGGACAAGTTCATCCATCTTGAATGAAATTCCTTTAGGTACTGGTAAAACCACCGTTGCACTCGAAGATATCCTAGAAAAACTTTTGATTGGTGAAGTTTTTATTTATGTAGAGAATGAAGAAGAGATTGTTTCATATATATTGCTTAAAAAACAGCATCGGCAACTGTCAAAGGCGGAAAATGAAACTGTAGTACTCGGACCGCAAATAGCGTTTACCGAATCACTTATTACCAATTTAAATGTCGTCCGGTGGAGTATTCGGTCAACCGATCTTGTTTTAGAAAAAATAATGGTTGGCAAGCGGTATCCACGTGAAGTTCGAATTGTTTATGTCAAGTCCGTGGCGAATGAGGTAGACGTTAATACAATGCGACAACGGCTTCAAGATTTGGATATCGATGAACTTGAGGATAGTACGGTATTACAACAATACTTAGATGATTCATCAACTAGTATTTTTCCGCAATATTATTCGACGGAATTGCCCGATCGCTTCAGTTATGCAGTCAGGCAAGGACGAATTGGTGTGTTAACGGAAAATAGTCCAACAGGATTCATCGCACCAACTACATTTTTTAGTTTCTTTGAATCAACAGAAGATATGTATATGCGCTGGCAAGCAGGTTCATTTTTACGGATTATGCGTTTTATTTCTATGTTTCTTGCGGTCATTTTAACGCCATTATATGTTGCAGCAGCTACCTATCATTACGAGATTATCCCGACAGCCGAATTAATTACACTTGGCCAATCCAGGGCTATCGTGCCTTTTCCACCAATAATTGAAGCTTTAATTCTAGAATTTTTAATTGAATTACTTCGAGAAGCAGGAGCACGGCTGCCGACAAAAATCGGCCAAACAATTGGTATCGTTGGCGGGGTTATCATCGGGCAAGCAGTTGTTGAAGCAGGATTAACAAGTAGTATTTTAATCATAGTTGTCGCATTAAGTGCTTTATCTTCGTTTACCGTTCCAGGATACTTGATGGGGACATCGATTCGTGTTATTCGCTTTCCAATGATGCTTTTAGCGGGAGTGCTGGGACTGATCGGGATTATGTTTGGACTCATTTTTCTCATCATTCACTTATTACGAATTAACTCGTTAGGTAGACCCTATCTTTCCCCTGTGTATCCGTTTCGCTGGGCTGATTTAAATAAAGCTTTGTTTCGCGCACCATTGCAATATGAAAATAAGCGCTTTTTCTCATTTAGACCGAAAGATTTACTCCGTTATAGAAGGGGTGAAGCAAAACGAAGACATGATATTGACGAGTAG
- a CDS encoding GerAB/ArcD/ProY family transporter: MDINVNVKSNLRIRAFYLFFVIVSIQVGVGIMGAPMYIFKEARQDSWISILLAFIFICAVLFVMFRILNSYENADILGIQVDVFGKWLGKTLGTIYILYFAVALFSILVTYIEVIQIFIFPDISPLILGFLLLLLAIYSVLGGIRTIIGVAFLFFFLAHWLTFLIYEPATHMDFTHFQPLFDASIVELLNGSKTTSYTFAGFEILFFIYPFVQNKKQAKLPVYLGASWSAALVFIYTVVAIGFYSPQQLEDLEWSSLSLYKIVTFPFIKRMDYIVIAEWMMVTLPNMILLMWGITYGLKRLYKIPQKVTLYITSFILFVLTGFISYHYWIIELTDRISKIGFWIVYIYPFFLLPLVIIKKRWRTRQKGKEEK, translated from the coding sequence ATGGATATTAATGTTAACGTAAAATCAAACCTGCGCATTCGGGCCTTCTATTTGTTTTTTGTAATCGTATCAATTCAAGTAGGTGTCGGGATTATGGGGGCTCCAATGTATATTTTTAAGGAAGCACGCCAAGATTCCTGGATTTCTATTCTGCTTGCTTTTATTTTTATCTGCGCCGTCTTATTTGTCATGTTTCGTATCCTGAACAGTTATGAAAATGCAGATATTTTGGGTATCCAGGTAGATGTATTCGGAAAATGGCTTGGCAAAACACTTGGTACCATCTATATTCTTTATTTTGCGGTTGCATTATTTTCCATATTAGTTACCTATATTGAAGTAATCCAAATATTTATTTTTCCAGATATTAGTCCATTAATTTTGGGTTTCCTTCTACTATTATTGGCCATTTATAGTGTACTTGGAGGCATACGCACCATTATCGGGGTTGCGTTTCTATTCTTTTTTCTCGCTCATTGGCTAACATTCCTGATCTATGAACCAGCAACACATATGGATTTCACCCATTTTCAGCCTTTATTTGATGCATCCATTGTTGAATTATTAAATGGATCCAAGACTACATCTTATACATTTGCCGGTTTTGAAATACTCTTTTTCATCTATCCATTTGTTCAAAACAAGAAGCAAGCTAAATTACCTGTTTATCTAGGTGCCTCATGGTCAGCAGCATTGGTTTTTATTTATACGGTAGTCGCAATCGGCTTTTACAGTCCACAACAATTAGAAGACTTGGAATGGTCGTCTTTATCTCTATACAAGATCGTCACCTTTCCATTTATCAAACGGATGGATTATATTGTGATTGCTGAATGGATGATGGTAACATTGCCAAATATGATTTTATTAATGTGGGGTATAACATATGGATTGAAACGATTGTACAAAATTCCCCAGAAAGTCACTTTATACATAACATCCTTTATTCTATTCGTTTTAACCGGATTCATTTCGTATCACTATTGGATAATTGAGTTAACAGATAGAATTTCAAAAATTGGTTTCTGGATTGTTTATATTTACCCATTTTTCCTTCTTCCGCTCGTGATCATTAAGAAACGTTGGCGTACTAGACAGAAAGGAAAGGAGGAAAAGTGA
- a CDS encoding Ger(x)C family spore germination protein, translating into MQRKGGILLLLAILLTGCVQTKTIEDLGIINTRGVDLIEDNQLDTTIVIFKFDSKKQEVSKIVFGKGNTIKNARQHASYHTRFQLTPGAIDLEIYGTEAAKKGIMPYLDTLNRDARVSDTMSLAVSDTTAKEVIMSGEKSGIPNTGRYLHDLVQKNIKVNVIPRINLHDFVHFYFDRGRDPVLPSLGVKDGKPVLSSLAIFRDDKQVGNIPMKKAFYITMYNQTIKDLFIEIPLPLKPFAKYAYNMNKDELDNRQFYTLLTVLNGKNKTKMTDVQNLKFQTEVKLEVSLMEMTESISVKSQEAIKQMEKEIEKVVKHEYEKLLKELQTLNADPFGYGTIYKANKSDGKLKRSEWRDKFPTIDVDFKVNVKILRHGMVP; encoded by the coding sequence ATGCAAAGAAAAGGAGGAATCCTTCTCTTGTTGGCGATTTTGCTCACAGGGTGTGTCCAAACGAAAACAATTGAGGATCTTGGAATTATTAATACACGTGGAGTCGATCTCATCGAGGATAACCAATTGGACACAACCATAGTTATTTTTAAATTTGATTCCAAGAAACAGGAAGTCTCTAAGATCGTTTTCGGAAAAGGGAATACAATTAAAAATGCCCGTCAACACGCTAGTTACCATACAAGATTCCAACTGACACCGGGAGCAATTGATTTGGAAATATACGGAACAGAAGCCGCGAAAAAAGGAATAATGCCCTATTTAGATACATTAAACCGAGATGCTAGAGTATCAGACACTATGAGCTTAGCTGTAAGTGATACGACAGCAAAAGAAGTTATTATGTCAGGGGAAAAAAGTGGCATTCCAAATACTGGTCGTTATTTACATGACCTGGTCCAAAAAAATATTAAAGTGAATGTTATTCCAAGAATTAACTTACATGATTTTGTGCACTTCTATTTTGATAGAGGAAGGGATCCTGTCTTGCCAAGTCTAGGGGTAAAAGATGGCAAGCCCGTTTTATCATCCCTGGCAATCTTTCGAGATGATAAGCAAGTTGGAAACATACCGATGAAAAAAGCCTTTTACATTACGATGTATAATCAAACCATCAAAGATCTTTTTATTGAGATCCCCCTTCCGTTAAAACCATTTGCAAAATATGCCTACAATATGAACAAAGACGAACTGGATAATCGTCAATTTTATACGTTGTTGACTGTTCTTAATGGCAAAAACAAAACAAAAATGACCGATGTACAAAACTTGAAATTCCAAACAGAAGTCAAATTAGAAGTAAGCTTAATGGAAATGACAGAATCAATCAGTGTGAAAAGTCAGGAAGCTATAAAGCAGATGGAAAAGGAAATTGAAAAGGTGGTCAAACATGAGTATGAAAAACTCTTGAAAGAATTACAAACACTAAATGCCGATCCTTTTGGCTATGGTACCATTTATAAAGCAAACAAATCGGATGGAAAGCTAAAAAGATCAGAATGGCGCGATAAATTTCCTACCATTGATGTAGACTTTAAGGTCAATGTAAAAATTCTCCGCCATGGGATGGTACCGTAA
- a CDS encoding aldo/keto reductase: MNPNTTKRLNNGKQIPQLGLGVYKVPAEQVYETVKNALELGYRHIDTASFYGNEEGVGKAIKDSGIPREEIFVTTKVWNDDHGFERAQEAFAKSLNRLGLEYVDLYLIHWPVPTIFPETWKALEKVYKDGAAKAIGVSNFLDHHLQELARTQEVQPAVDQIELHPKLVETRTINYCHEKGIAIESWSPLGRATYLDDPLLVKLGEKYKKSPAQIIIRWHLQRDFVVIPKSTNSERQRENITVFDFHLDERDMKLLDQMDEGMRVGSHPNNVSIQK, translated from the coding sequence ATGAATCCTAACACTACAAAGAGGCTAAATAATGGAAAGCAAATCCCGCAATTAGGTCTAGGGGTTTATAAAGTACCAGCTGAACAGGTATATGAAACGGTTAAAAATGCCCTTGAGCTTGGCTATCGGCACATCGACACAGCTAGTTTTTACGGCAATGAAGAAGGTGTAGGCAAGGCCATCAAGGATTCAGGGATACCGAGAGAAGAAATTTTTGTGACCACGAAGGTTTGGAATGATGACCATGGATTTGAGCGTGCCCAAGAGGCGTTTGCAAAAAGTTTGAACAGACTTGGATTAGAATATGTTGACCTTTACCTCATTCATTGGCCGGTTCCTACTATTTTTCCGGAGACATGGAAAGCGTTAGAAAAGGTATACAAAGATGGAGCGGCAAAAGCAATTGGTGTGAGCAATTTTCTCGATCACCATTTACAAGAACTAGCCCGCACCCAAGAAGTGCAACCAGCAGTCGACCAAATTGAATTACACCCGAAATTAGTTGAGACACGTACAATCAACTATTGTCACGAAAAGGGAATCGCTATTGAATCATGGTCCCCTTTGGGAAGAGCAACGTACTTGGATGATCCACTACTCGTTAAACTCGGTGAAAAATATAAAAAGTCGCCAGCACAGATTATCATTCGTTGGCACTTGCAGCGTGATTTTGTGGTTATTCCAAAATCCACAAATAGTGAACGGCAAAGAGAAAACATAACAGTATTTGACTTTCACCTTGATGAGCGGGATATGAAATTATTGGATCAAATGGATGAGGGGATGCGTGTTGGTTCACATCCTAACAATGTTTCTATACAAAAATGA
- a CDS encoding quaternary amine ABC transporter ATP-binding protein has protein sequence MTAKIKIEHVSKIFGPKPKSVLPKVKEGMSKQEILANTGHTVGVYDASLEIKQGEIFVIMGLSGSGKSTLIRCFNLLNKPTDGSILIDGEDIVKHNSSKLKKVRQEKIAMVFQHFGLFNHRTILANVEYGLEIRNVSKEERREIARKNIENVGLKGYEDKYPDQLSGGMQQRVGLARALANDPDILLMDEPFSALDPLIRREMQLELLDIQERLQKTIIFITHDVNEAFKLGDRVAVMKDGRVIQTGTPEEIIERPANDYISDFIKDIDRSKVFQAEHVMIKPNALVSMKDGLNVAVKEMEKHNISSVFVVDRQRHVKGIVTIDDAITGIKEKKSLQDVMLTDITIVQKDEYVNDLIAKTLESKFPLAVVNEDNKLIGFILRVHVLSGLVADDVDESDEYIG, from the coding sequence ATGACAGCGAAAATAAAAATAGAACACGTTTCAAAAATTTTTGGGCCAAAACCGAAATCGGTTCTGCCAAAAGTTAAAGAAGGTATGTCGAAACAGGAAATTCTTGCAAATACAGGACATACAGTTGGTGTATATGATGCATCATTGGAAATTAAACAAGGGGAAATTTTCGTCATCATGGGTTTGTCGGGTAGTGGCAAATCTACCCTTATCCGTTGCTTTAATTTGTTAAACAAACCGACTGATGGATCCATCCTCATTGATGGTGAAGATATTGTTAAACATAACAGTTCAAAGCTTAAAAAAGTTCGTCAAGAAAAAATAGCAATGGTGTTCCAACATTTCGGCCTATTTAATCATCGAACAATCTTGGCAAATGTAGAATATGGATTAGAAATTCGCAACGTATCAAAAGAAGAACGTCGGGAAATTGCTAGAAAAAATATTGAAAATGTTGGTTTAAAAGGATATGAGGATAAATATCCAGACCAATTATCTGGTGGAATGCAGCAACGAGTTGGATTGGCCAGAGCTTTAGCGAATGATCCAGATATTCTATTAATGGATGAGCCTTTCAGTGCCTTAGATCCATTAATTCGTCGGGAAATGCAGTTAGAACTACTTGATATTCAAGAGCGTTTACAAAAGACAATTATTTTTATTACGCACGATGTAAATGAAGCTTTCAAACTCGGTGATCGAGTAGCAGTAATGAAAGATGGCCGTGTTATTCAAACTGGCACGCCTGAGGAAATTATTGAAAGACCAGCAAACGATTATATTTCCGATTTTATTAAAGATATTGATCGTTCAAAAGTATTTCAAGCAGAACATGTCATGATAAAACCGAATGCTTTAGTGTCCATGAAAGATGGCCTAAATGTAGCGGTTAAAGAAATGGAGAAACATAACATATCGAGTGTCTTTGTTGTAGATAGGCAGCGACATGTCAAAGGAATTGTCACGATTGATGATGCAATTACCGGTATCAAGGAAAAGAAATCATTACAAGATGTCATGCTTACGGATATTACAATTGTTCAGAAAGATGAATATGTAAATGATCTGATCGCAAAAACATTAGAATCTAAATTTCCCTTAGCAGTTGTGAATGAAGATAACAAATTAATTGGTTTTATTTTACGTGTGCATGTATTATCAGGGCTTGTGGCTGATGATGTCGATGAAAGTGACGAGTATATTGGATAA
- a CDS encoding ABC transporter permease, with amino-acid sequence MGNFPDITTKLGDYVEGIVDFLDTTLESVFDFIYIISSQFINGIEAFLLWMPWWTFILVIFLLGWYFKSLFSGVLYGLFVFLIGTFSLWGDMMTTIAIVMTAVIISLLIGIPAGVWMAFSKGFSTVMRPILDAMQTMPSFVYLIPAIFFFGLGNISAIFATLIYALPPVIRLTELAIRGVDKEVIESAESFGSSKWQMLRKIQLPQALPTIMAGVNQTTMMALAMVVIASMVGAQGLGEQVLVSINRIDISLGFEAGISIVFLAIIIDRVSSGIADKLQRHRRVNE; translated from the coding sequence ATGGGAAACTTTCCGGATATAACAACGAAATTAGGAGATTACGTAGAGGGAATAGTAGACTTTTTAGATACAACTTTAGAAAGTGTATTTGATTTTATTTATATCATATCTTCACAATTTATTAATGGAATTGAAGCATTTTTACTATGGATGCCTTGGTGGACATTCATTCTAGTAATCTTTTTACTAGGTTGGTATTTTAAATCATTATTTTCAGGTGTCTTATATGGTCTGTTTGTGTTTTTAATTGGGACATTTAGTTTATGGGGAGATATGATGACCACCATTGCGATCGTGATGACAGCGGTAATTATCTCTCTCTTGATTGGGATTCCTGCTGGTGTGTGGATGGCATTTAGTAAAGGATTTTCAACAGTCATGCGACCAATTCTGGATGCCATGCAGACAATGCCAAGTTTTGTTTATTTAATTCCAGCAATTTTCTTCTTTGGTTTAGGAAACATTTCCGCTATTTTCGCAACATTAATATATGCATTGCCACCTGTTATTAGACTAACTGAACTGGCTATTCGTGGCGTGGATAAAGAAGTGATTGAATCAGCGGAATCATTTGGATCATCAAAATGGCAGATGCTGCGTAAAATTCAATTACCACAAGCGCTGCCAACGATTATGGCCGGAGTGAATCAAACAACAATGATGGCACTTGCAATGGTTGTAATTGCTTCAATGGTTGGTGCCCAAGGGTTAGGGGAGCAGGTCTTAGTCTCGATTAACCGAATTGATATCTCCCTAGGTTTTGAAGCTGGTATTAGTATTGTATTTTTAGCAATCATTATTGACCGTGTATCTAGTGGGATTGCTGATAAACTCCAAAGGCATAGGAGGGTAAACGAATGA